The following proteins come from a genomic window of Solwaraspora sp. WMMA2065:
- a CDS encoding NAD(P)-dependent alcohol dehydrogenase: protein MKAMVQDRYGSPDVLRLRDVDTPTPGDGEVLVRVHASSVNAYDWHAMRGDPYLARLSFGLRRPRTAVRGQDFAGRVEAVGGAVTRFRPGDEVYGEAGAAGGAFAEYLCVPENLVETKPANLGFAQAAAVPLAATTALVCLRDAADLRAGQHVLINGASGGVGTFAVQLAKAYGAQVTAVCRTRNVELVRSLGADHVVDYSREDFTRTDAVRAGRRYDVLLDLVGNRSLADLRRVLTPDGTLLLSGGGVSTGGSVFGPMGLLLRGPLVGRFVRQRIIAPSATAGRGHLAALRELVESGKLTPVVDRTFRLSEVPAAIRYVETEHARAKVVVTM from the coding sequence ATGAAGGCGATGGTCCAGGACCGGTACGGCTCACCTGACGTCCTGCGGTTGCGCGACGTCGACACCCCGACCCCCGGCGACGGCGAGGTGCTGGTCCGGGTGCACGCCAGCTCGGTCAACGCGTACGACTGGCACGCGATGCGCGGCGACCCGTACCTGGCCCGGTTGTCGTTCGGGCTGCGCCGGCCCCGCACGGCCGTGCGCGGACAGGACTTCGCCGGCCGGGTCGAGGCGGTCGGCGGCGCGGTGACCCGGTTCCGCCCCGGTGACGAGGTGTACGGCGAGGCCGGCGCCGCCGGTGGCGCGTTCGCCGAGTACCTGTGCGTACCGGAGAACCTGGTCGAGACGAAGCCGGCGAACCTGGGCTTTGCGCAGGCGGCGGCGGTGCCGCTGGCCGCCACCACCGCCCTGGTCTGCCTGCGGGACGCCGCCGACCTGCGGGCCGGGCAGCACGTCCTGATCAACGGGGCGTCCGGTGGGGTCGGCACCTTCGCGGTGCAGCTGGCCAAGGCGTACGGCGCGCAGGTGACGGCGGTGTGCCGGACCCGCAACGTCGAGCTGGTCCGGTCGCTCGGTGCCGACCACGTCGTCGACTACAGCCGGGAGGACTTCACCCGTACCGACGCCGTCCGGGCCGGCCGCCGCTACGACGTGCTGCTCGACCTGGTCGGCAACCGGTCGTTGGCCGATCTCCGGCGGGTGCTGACCCCGGACGGGACGCTGCTGCTGTCCGGTGGCGGCGTGTCCACCGGCGGCAGCGTGTTCGGGCCGATGGGTCTGCTGCTGCGCGGGCCGCTGGTGGGGCGGTTCGTCAGGCAGCGCATCATCGCGCCATCGGCGACGGCGGGCCGGGGGCATCTGGCGGCGCTGCGGGAGCTGGTCGAATCGGGCAAGTTGACCCCGGTCGTCGACCGGACGTTCCGGTTGAGTGAGGTGCCGGCGGCGATCCGGTACGTCGAGACCGAGCACGCCCGCGCCAAGGTGGTCGTCACGATGTGA
- a CDS encoding serine hydrolase, protein MTSRMSELLAEADRAGQVDGLHAVVVVRRGELLWEHYGTGEDFSWEHSLGQVDFGPATLHDLRSATKSVTALLYGIALGDGLVPAPGKPLLGQFPEYPDLATDPQRARLTVEHALTMSLGLDWREDVPYDSPDNAEIAMELAPDRYRYVLERPIVEPPGERWSYCGGATALLGKLIADGTGQALEAYGRAKLFAPLGIEQVHWMAGDDGVASPASGLRLTPRDLARIGELVLAAGVWAGRRLVPASWISEMLEPRLPTGWSAEYGYHWYLQTVAGHRTAAAMGNGGQRLIVLPDLELVVVVTAGNYDDPEQWRTPVAVLEQVVLPALDVT, encoded by the coding sequence ATGACGAGCCGGATGAGCGAGCTGCTGGCCGAGGCCGATCGGGCCGGGCAGGTCGACGGGTTGCACGCGGTCGTGGTGGTACGTCGTGGCGAGTTGCTGTGGGAGCATTACGGCACCGGCGAGGACTTCTCCTGGGAGCACTCCCTGGGGCAGGTCGACTTCGGCCCGGCGACGCTGCACGACCTGCGCTCGGCCACCAAGAGTGTGACCGCCCTGCTGTACGGCATCGCTCTCGGCGACGGGCTCGTCCCGGCCCCGGGGAAGCCGCTGCTGGGGCAGTTCCCCGAGTATCCCGACCTGGCGACCGACCCACAGCGGGCAAGGCTCACTGTCGAGCACGCGCTGACCATGTCGCTGGGGCTGGACTGGCGCGAGGACGTCCCGTACGACAGCCCGGACAACGCCGAGATCGCCATGGAGCTGGCCCCGGACCGCTACCGGTACGTCCTGGAGCGGCCGATCGTTGAGCCACCCGGCGAGCGCTGGTCCTACTGCGGCGGTGCCACCGCGCTGCTCGGCAAGCTGATCGCCGACGGCACCGGGCAGGCGTTGGAGGCGTACGGCCGGGCGAAGCTGTTCGCTCCGCTCGGCATCGAGCAGGTCCACTGGATGGCCGGCGACGACGGGGTGGCCTCGCCCGCGTCCGGGCTGCGGCTCACCCCGCGCGACCTGGCCCGGATCGGCGAGCTGGTGCTCGCCGCCGGGGTCTGGGCCGGCCGTCGACTGGTGCCGGCCAGCTGGATCAGTGAGATGCTCGAGCCGCGTCTGCCGACCGGTTGGTCCGCTGAGTACGGCTACCACTGGTACTTGCAGACCGTCGCCGGTCACCGGACGGCGGCGGCGATGGGCAACGGCGGCCAGCGCCTGATCGTCCTGCCCGACCTGGAACTCGTCGTCGTCGTGACCGCCGGCAACTACGACGACCCTGAGCAGTGGCGCACCCCGGTCGCGGTGCTGGAGCAGGTCGTCCTGCCCGCGCTCGACGTCACCTAG
- a CDS encoding DUF559 domain-containing protein translates to MSRVASVPNQLSFLPFSGSHAVAAGLLSKRMLAGPAWCRLLPDVYVHAAAFDPDDHRMWCNAVALKLPAGAAVCGLSAAYLWGVDLLPRRSPVHVVLPRTGRIRRHPRIAVTNSTLAVDDAVLLSAVPVTTEVRTAFDLGRTLPRPDAVAAVDALLHRRLLRTEALAGYLDSHPRWPGARQLRELVGLVEPLAESPMESRLRLLLHDAGLPRPVPQHKVADPRGRFIGRVDLAYPQWRIALEYEGDHHRGRATFRRDVHRYNALRAAGWLVLRFTADHVLRKCGQVVKDVRQTIDERRAQP, encoded by the coding sequence GTGTCCCGCGTCGCCAGTGTCCCGAATCAGCTGAGTTTCCTCCCGTTCTCCGGTAGCCACGCCGTCGCCGCCGGCCTGCTCAGCAAACGGATGCTGGCCGGGCCGGCGTGGTGTCGGCTGCTGCCCGACGTCTATGTGCACGCTGCGGCGTTCGACCCCGACGACCATCGGATGTGGTGCAACGCGGTGGCACTGAAACTGCCGGCCGGCGCTGCGGTCTGCGGGCTGAGCGCCGCGTACCTCTGGGGAGTCGACCTGCTCCCCCGGCGCAGCCCGGTCCATGTCGTACTGCCCCGGACCGGTCGGATCCGGCGGCACCCACGCATCGCCGTCACCAACTCGACGCTGGCCGTCGACGACGCCGTTCTGCTCAGTGCGGTGCCGGTGACCACGGAGGTCCGTACCGCCTTCGACCTGGGACGCACGTTGCCGCGCCCGGACGCGGTCGCTGCCGTCGACGCGCTGCTGCACCGCCGGCTGCTGCGCACCGAGGCACTCGCCGGCTACCTTGACAGCCATCCGCGCTGGCCCGGCGCCCGGCAACTGCGTGAGCTGGTCGGCCTGGTCGAGCCGCTGGCCGAGTCGCCGATGGAGAGCCGGCTGCGGCTGCTGCTGCACGACGCCGGCCTGCCCCGACCGGTGCCGCAGCACAAGGTCGCGGATCCGCGGGGGCGCTTCATCGGCCGCGTCGACCTCGCCTACCCGCAGTGGCGGATCGCCCTCGAATATGAGGGTGACCATCACCGGGGTAGGGCCACTTTCCGCCGGGACGTGCACCGCTACAACGCGCTGCGGGCCGCCGGCTGGCTGGTGTTGCGCTTCACCGCGGACCACGTACTCCGCAAATGCGGGCAAGTCGTAAAGGATGTCCGGCAGACGATCGACGAACGCCGCGCCCAGCCCTGA
- a CDS encoding aldehyde dehydrogenase family protein — MSDSGGVATRVAVRKTYKLFIGGKFPRSESGRTYQVQDSNVALASRKDLRDAVVAARAAVKGWSGATAYNRGQILYRVAEMLEGRREQFVALGEPAGEVDAAIDRWVWYAGWSDKLPQVYGGVNPVAGPYFNLSTPEPTGVVGVVAPVEPSLLGLVSVVAPVIVSGNTAVVLASPARPLAAVTLAEVLATSDLPAGVVNVLTGRITETAPWLASHLDVDALDLTGVADPQLAVELEQAAAGNLKRVLRPAVGSVDWSADPGTRRMTTFLETKTVWHPKGS, encoded by the coding sequence ATGTCTGACAGTGGCGGCGTCGCCACCCGGGTGGCCGTACGCAAGACGTACAAGCTGTTCATCGGCGGGAAGTTTCCGCGCAGCGAGTCGGGACGGACGTACCAGGTGCAGGACTCCAACGTGGCGCTCGCCTCGCGCAAGGACCTCCGCGACGCCGTCGTCGCCGCCCGGGCGGCGGTGAAAGGCTGGTCGGGCGCGACCGCGTACAACCGGGGTCAGATCCTCTACCGGGTCGCCGAGATGCTGGAGGGCCGACGCGAGCAGTTCGTCGCGCTCGGCGAGCCGGCCGGCGAGGTCGACGCGGCGATCGACCGCTGGGTCTGGTACGCCGGCTGGTCCGACAAGCTCCCCCAGGTGTACGGCGGCGTCAACCCGGTCGCCGGCCCGTACTTCAACCTGTCGACACCGGAGCCGACCGGAGTGGTCGGTGTCGTCGCGCCGGTCGAGCCGTCGCTGCTCGGCCTGGTCAGCGTCGTCGCCCCGGTGATCGTCAGCGGCAACACGGCGGTGGTGCTGGCCTCGCCGGCCCGTCCGCTGGCGGCGGTCACCCTGGCCGAGGTGCTGGCCACCAGTGACCTGCCCGCCGGGGTGGTCAACGTGTTGACCGGCAGGATCACCGAGACGGCGCCGTGGCTGGCGTCGCATCTGGACGTCGACGCGCTCGACCTGACCGGGGTGGCCGATCCGCAGTTGGCCGTCGAGTTGGAGCAGGCCGCCGCCGGCAACCTCAAACGGGTGCTGCGCCCAGCCGTCGGGTCGGTCGACTGGTCCGCCGATCCGGGCACCCGGCGGATGACCACGTTCCTGGAGACCAAGACCGTCTGGCATCCGAAGGGCAGCTGA
- a CDS encoding aldehyde dehydrogenase family protein: MFDYAPAPESRSVVTIRDSYGLFVDGEFVDPTDGGARKTVNPATEEVLAEVAEAGPGDVDRAVAAARAAYQRVWGPMPGRDRAKYLFRIARILAERGRELAVLESLDNGKPIRESRDVDVPLASAHFFYYAGWADKLPYAGFGPDPRPLGVAGQVIPWNFPLLMLAWKIAPALAAGNTVVLKPAETTPLTALLFAEICQQADLPPGVVNIVTGAGTTGQALVGHAGVDKVAFTGSTDVGRQIARAVAGSGRKLTLELGGKAANIVFDDAAIDQAVEGIVDGIFFNQGHVCCAGSRLLVQESIAEPLLESLKRRMARLRVGDPLDKNTDVGAINSAAQLDRIRTLAAAGSDEGAQAWSPPCDLPQQGFWFAPTIFTGVSQAHRIAREEIFGPVLSVLTFRTPDEAIDKANNTPYGLSAGIWSEKGSRVLWAADRLRAGVVWANTFNKFDPTSPFGGYKESGYGREGGRHGLEAYLDV, from the coding sequence GTGTTCGACTACGCACCGGCACCCGAGTCCCGCTCGGTCGTCACCATCCGCGACTCGTACGGTCTGTTCGTTGACGGCGAGTTCGTCGACCCGACCGACGGCGGCGCGCGCAAGACCGTCAACCCGGCCACCGAGGAGGTCCTCGCCGAGGTCGCCGAGGCCGGCCCCGGTGACGTGGACCGGGCGGTGGCCGCCGCGCGGGCCGCGTACCAGCGGGTCTGGGGTCCGATGCCCGGCCGCGACCGGGCCAAGTACCTGTTCCGGATCGCCCGCATCCTCGCCGAACGCGGCCGCGAACTGGCCGTACTCGAGTCACTGGACAACGGCAAACCGATCCGCGAGTCCCGCGACGTCGACGTGCCGTTGGCGTCGGCGCACTTCTTCTACTACGCCGGCTGGGCCGACAAGCTGCCGTACGCCGGTTTCGGCCCGGACCCGCGCCCGCTCGGCGTCGCCGGGCAGGTCATCCCGTGGAACTTCCCGCTGCTGATGCTGGCCTGGAAGATCGCCCCGGCGCTGGCGGCCGGCAACACGGTGGTGCTCAAACCGGCCGAGACGACCCCGCTGACCGCGCTGCTGTTCGCCGAGATCTGCCAGCAGGCCGATCTGCCGCCCGGCGTCGTCAACATCGTCACCGGGGCCGGCACCACCGGGCAGGCCCTGGTCGGCCACGCCGGCGTCGACAAGGTCGCCTTCACCGGATCCACCGACGTCGGCCGGCAGATCGCCCGCGCGGTCGCCGGCAGCGGCCGGAAGCTCACCCTGGAGCTCGGCGGCAAGGCCGCCAACATCGTCTTCGACGACGCCGCGATCGACCAGGCCGTCGAGGGCATCGTCGACGGCATCTTCTTCAACCAGGGCCACGTCTGCTGCGCCGGCTCCCGGCTGCTGGTCCAGGAGTCGATCGCCGAACCGCTGTTGGAGTCGTTGAAGCGGCGGATGGCCCGGCTGCGTGTCGGTGACCCGCTGGACAAGAACACCGACGTCGGGGCGATCAACTCGGCCGCCCAGCTGGACCGGATCCGTACCCTGGCCGCCGCCGGCAGCGACGAGGGCGCGCAGGCCTGGTCGCCGCCGTGCGACCTGCCGCAGCAGGGCTTCTGGTTCGCGCCGACCATCTTCACCGGGGTCAGCCAGGCGCACCGGATCGCCCGCGAGGAGATCTTCGGCCCGGTGCTGTCCGTGCTGACCTTCCGCACCCCGGACGAGGCCATCGACAAGGCCAACAACACGCCGTACGGGTTGTCCGCCGGCATCTGGTCGGAGAAAGGTTCCCGGGTGCTGTGGGCCGCCGACCGGCTGCGCGCCGGGGTGGTGTGGGCGAACACGTTCAACAAGTTCGACCCGACATCGCCGTTCGGCGGCTACAAGGAGTCGGGCTACGGCCGCGAGGGCGGCCGGCACGGGCTGGAGGCGTACCTCGATGTCTGA
- the deoC gene encoding deoxyribose-phosphate aldolase produces MTGLAGTTAVSTPAPARHDLAEVGRSAATLRAFLHGLPGVDEVGARQRAATLGTRSIKTTAKAWAIDLAIRMVDLTTLEGADTPGKVRALCAKARRPDPADPDCPPVGAVCVYPSMVPTAAEALTGSGVHLASVATAFPSGQAPLEVKLADTRAAVAAGADEIDMVINRGAFLAGRYDQVYAEIVAVKQACGDAHLKVILETGELATYDNVRRASWLAMLAGGDFIKTSTGKVPVAATLPVTLIMLEAVRDFHAVTGRRIGVKPAGGIRTTKDAIKYLVLVNETAGDDWLTPDLFRFGASTLLNDLLMQRSKLRTGVYSGPDYVTLD; encoded by the coding sequence ATGACCGGACTCGCGGGCACGACAGCGGTGAGCACCCCGGCACCCGCGCGCCACGATCTGGCCGAGGTGGGGCGGAGCGCGGCGACCCTGCGCGCCTTCCTGCACGGGCTGCCCGGCGTCGACGAGGTCGGGGCGCGGCAGCGGGCCGCGACGCTCGGCACCCGCTCGATCAAGACGACCGCCAAGGCGTGGGCGATCGACCTGGCCATCCGGATGGTCGACCTGACCACCCTCGAAGGCGCCGACACCCCCGGCAAGGTACGCGCGTTGTGCGCCAAGGCCCGCCGCCCCGACCCGGCCGACCCCGATTGCCCGCCGGTCGGCGCCGTCTGCGTCTACCCGTCGATGGTGCCGACCGCCGCCGAGGCGCTCACCGGTTCCGGCGTACACCTGGCCAGCGTGGCCACTGCCTTCCCGTCCGGGCAGGCGCCGCTGGAGGTGAAGCTGGCCGACACCCGGGCGGCGGTCGCGGCCGGCGCCGACGAAATCGACATGGTGATCAACCGGGGGGCGTTCCTCGCCGGCCGCTACGACCAGGTGTACGCCGAGATCGTCGCGGTCAAGCAGGCCTGCGGCGACGCCCACCTCAAGGTCATCCTGGAGACCGGGGAGCTGGCCACCTACGACAACGTGCGCCGCGCCTCCTGGCTGGCGATGCTGGCCGGCGGTGACTTCATCAAGACCTCCACCGGCAAGGTGCCGGTCGCGGCGACGCTGCCCGTCACGTTGATCATGCTGGAGGCGGTCCGGGACTTCCACGCCGTCACCGGGCGGCGGATCGGCGTCAAACCGGCCGGCGGCATCCGTACCACCAAGGACGCGATCAAGTACCTGGTGCTGGTCAACGAGACCGCCGGCGACGACTGGCTCACCCCCGACCTGTTCCGGTTCGGCGCCTCCACCCTGCTCAACGACCTGCTGATGCAGCGGTCGAAGCTACGCACCGGGGTCTACTCCGGTCCCGACTACGTCACCCTGGACTGA
- a CDS encoding glycosyltransferase: protein MRAVHFTDTYLPRRDGVVTSLRTLAAASAAAGHPGLIVVPRHPDQPAEADVLRLRALPCGVADLRLSPWLLRGAAATGTIAEIAAHAPDVVHVHTPGPVGLLGVLTARRLGLPLVQTYHTDLHAYADAYRVPARALSAGVRLYARRLGVPRPAAAPAGHARDHRPMASGAVARRRAAMDATNTLLLGGADAVVVPTRAVLDRIHLPVPADRVHLVPTGVAARRTTADEINAFRYGHGITPSDRVVLYVGRINREKGIDLLIAAFERVLAGCPAARLVLVGALYEPRWLAGLLRAIDPRVAARITLTGQQGSEVVAAAYGAAEVFAFASQTDTQALVLQEAGLAGAPVVLVDRALHAHGALAGAALRTEPQPGALAGGVLRLLLDPDTARRQAATAAARCAEHTPARYAEAIREVYASAAGLASRFNDRGRTRR from the coding sequence GTGCGAGCAGTGCACTTCACCGACACGTACCTGCCCCGCCGCGACGGGGTGGTCACCTCGCTGCGGACTCTCGCGGCGGCGTCGGCCGCCGCCGGGCATCCCGGCCTGATCGTGGTGCCCCGGCATCCGGACCAGCCGGCCGAGGCGGACGTGCTGCGGCTACGTGCGCTGCCCTGCGGAGTCGCCGACCTGCGGTTGTCGCCGTGGCTGCTGCGCGGCGCCGCCGCCACCGGCACCATCGCCGAGATCGCCGCCCACGCCCCGGACGTGGTGCACGTGCACACCCCCGGACCGGTCGGGCTGCTCGGCGTCCTCACCGCCCGCCGGCTCGGTCTGCCGCTGGTCCAGACCTACCACACCGACCTGCACGCGTACGCCGACGCGTACCGGGTGCCGGCCCGCGCGCTCAGCGCCGGCGTCCGACTGTACGCCCGCCGGCTCGGCGTGCCCCGCCCGGCGGCGGCACCGGCCGGCCACGCCCGCGACCACCGGCCGATGGCCAGCGGTGCGGTCGCCCGCCGCCGGGCCGCCATGGACGCCACCAACACCCTGCTGCTCGGCGGCGCCGACGCGGTGGTGGTGCCGACCCGGGCGGTGCTGGACCGGATCCACCTGCCGGTGCCCGCCGACCGGGTGCACCTGGTGCCGACCGGGGTCGCGGCCCGCCGCACCACCGCCGACGAGATCAACGCCTTCCGGTACGGCCATGGCATCACACCCAGCGACCGGGTGGTCCTCTATGTGGGTCGGATCAACCGGGAGAAGGGCATCGACCTGCTGATCGCCGCGTTCGAGCGGGTGCTGGCCGGCTGCCCGGCCGCCCGGCTGGTGCTGGTCGGTGCCCTGTACGAGCCGCGCTGGCTGGCCGGGCTGCTGCGCGCCATCGACCCCCGGGTGGCCGCCCGGATCACCCTCACCGGCCAGCAGGGCTCGGAGGTGGTGGCTGCGGCGTACGGGGCCGCCGAGGTGTTCGCGTTCGCCTCGCAGACCGACACCCAGGCGCTGGTCCTGCAGGAAGCCGGCCTGGCCGGGGCTCCGGTGGTGCTGGTCGACCGGGCGCTGCACGCGCACGGCGCGCTTGCCGGTGCCGCGCTGCGCACCGAGCCGCAGCCGGGTGCGCTGGCCGGCGGGGTGCTGCGGCTGCTGCTCGACCCGGACACGGCCCGCCGGCAGGCGGCCACGGCGGCGGCCCGCTGCGCCGAACACACTCCGGCCCGCTACGCCGAAGCGATCCGTGAGGTGTATGCGTCGGCCGCCGGGCTGGCGAGTAGGTTCAACGACCGTGGACGTACTCGTCGTTGA
- the upp gene encoding uracil phosphoribosyltransferase, protein MDVLVVDHPLAQSRLTAMRDARTDSAAFRAALHELTTMLVYEAARSFPVESFPVTTPVAPTDGIRLANPPLLVPVLRAGLGMADSALALLPESSMGFVGLARDEETYEPRAYLESLPVDLTGIPVLVLDPMLATGGSLEHCCRLLADRGATEITVLCVLAAPAGIDRLDRSGLPLRLVTASIDERLNEKMFIVPGLGDAGDRQFGGMPRF, encoded by the coding sequence GTGGACGTACTCGTCGTTGATCACCCTCTCGCCCAGTCCCGGCTGACCGCGATGCGCGACGCCCGGACCGACTCGGCGGCGTTCCGCGCCGCGCTGCACGAACTCACCACCATGCTGGTGTACGAGGCGGCCCGATCCTTCCCGGTGGAGTCCTTCCCGGTGACCACCCCGGTGGCACCGACCGACGGGATCCGGCTGGCCAACCCGCCGCTGCTGGTGCCGGTGCTGCGCGCCGGGCTCGGGATGGCCGACTCGGCGTTGGCGCTGCTGCCGGAGTCGTCGATGGGCTTCGTCGGGCTGGCCCGCGACGAGGAGACCTACGAGCCCCGGGCCTATCTGGAGTCGCTGCCGGTCGACCTGACCGGCATCCCGGTGCTGGTGCTCGACCCGATGCTGGCCACCGGCGGTTCGCTGGAGCACTGCTGCCGGCTGCTCGCCGACCGGGGTGCCACCGAGATCACCGTACTGTGCGTACTCGCCGCGCCGGCTGGAATCGACCGGCTGGACCGCTCCGGCCTGCCGTTGCGGCTGGTGACCGCGTCGATCGACGAACGGCTCAACGAAAAGATGTTCATCGTGCCAGGGCTCGGCGATGCCGGTGACCGCCAGTTCGGCGGGATGCCGCGCTTCTGA
- a CDS encoding 8-oxo-dGTP diphosphatase, which produces MQAIIATLGYVLSPDGRQVLMLRRDTRPDDIHYGYYNGLGGKLEPGEDVIAGMRREIREEAGLECGRVELAGTISWPGFGRHSENWFGFLFRVPTWSGEPRPDCPEGTLIWTDLADVLAGRVPMWPSDRHFLPLVFAEQPTVFHGVMPFTDGVATSWSWTTAG; this is translated from the coding sequence GTGCAGGCGATCATCGCGACCCTCGGCTACGTACTCTCCCCCGACGGACGTCAGGTGCTGATGCTGCGCCGCGACACCCGGCCGGACGACATCCACTACGGTTACTACAACGGGCTGGGCGGCAAGCTGGAGCCGGGCGAGGACGTCATCGCCGGTATGCGCCGGGAGATCCGGGAGGAGGCCGGGTTGGAGTGCGGACGGGTCGAGCTGGCCGGGACCATCTCCTGGCCGGGCTTCGGCCGGCACAGCGAAAACTGGTTCGGCTTCCTGTTCCGGGTGCCGACCTGGTCCGGCGAACCCCGGCCGGACTGTCCGGAAGGCACCCTGATCTGGACCGACCTGGCCGACGTCCTCGCCGGCCGGGTGCCGATGTGGCCCAGCGACCGGCACTTCCTGCCGCTGGTCTTCGCCGAGCAGCCGACCGTCTTCCACGGCGTGATGCCGTTCACCGACGGCGTCGCGACCAGCTGGAGCTGGACCACCGCCGGCTGA
- a CDS encoding phospho-sugar mutase, which produces MSQPATSPIDGSSSDYDGPGLQTLRTRVVAWLGDEPDPAARAELLTLLDQLPGSAAELADRFAGPLTFGTAGLRGPLRAGPNGMNLQVVTRAAAGLVSWLAEQGGSGPVVIGYDARHGSRAFAVRTAEVVTGAGRDAYLLPRPLPTPVLAYAVRALDAVAAVMVTASHNPPQDNGYKVYLGAQLGGPAGAGAQIAPPADQQIEAAIRAVGKLVDVPLGGPGKTLDDEIVAGYLRTAVAVVDRATPRALTVAYTPLHGVGGAVLREAFVGAGFPAPLVVAEQAEPDPQFPTVAFPNPEEPGAMDRVVALARAHGADLAIANDPDADRCAVAVPRGGDGWRMLRGDELGVLLADQLIRRGRHGRYATTIVSSSLLGVLCAARGEPYAETLTGFKWIVRAGSDTTDGAEVPLVYGYEEALGYCVAPDRVRDKDGITAALLLAELAAELKATGRGLADRLDELACEFGVYQTDQLAVRVDELSEIATAMAYLRANLPTTLLGEPVTATQDLLPDADVVILRTGTARVVVRPSGTEPKLKAYLEVVQPVPGSDPAAARERADRALAQLRTETSAALNIG; this is translated from the coding sequence ATGTCACAGCCCGCAACCTCGCCAATTGACGGCAGCTCATCCGACTACGACGGTCCAGGTCTCCAGACTCTGCGTACCCGGGTGGTGGCCTGGCTCGGCGACGAGCCGGACCCGGCCGCCCGCGCCGAACTGCTGACCCTGCTGGACCAGCTGCCGGGCAGCGCCGCCGAGCTGGCCGACCGGTTCGCCGGGCCGTTGACGTTCGGCACCGCCGGGCTGCGCGGTCCGCTGCGGGCCGGCCCGAACGGCATGAACCTGCAGGTCGTCACCAGGGCCGCCGCCGGGCTGGTGAGCTGGTTGGCCGAGCAGGGCGGCTCCGGACCGGTGGTGATCGGCTACGACGCCCGGCACGGGTCACGGGCCTTCGCGGTGCGCACCGCCGAAGTGGTCACCGGTGCCGGGCGGGACGCCTACCTGCTGCCCCGCCCGCTGCCCACCCCGGTGCTGGCGTACGCGGTCCGCGCCCTCGACGCGGTGGCGGCAGTGATGGTCACCGCCAGCCACAACCCGCCGCAGGACAACGGCTACAAGGTCTATCTCGGCGCTCAGCTCGGCGGACCGGCCGGTGCGGGCGCGCAGATCGCCCCGCCGGCCGACCAACAGATCGAGGCGGCGATCCGGGCGGTCGGAAAGCTGGTCGACGTGCCGCTCGGCGGCCCCGGCAAGACGCTGGACGACGAGATCGTCGCCGGCTACCTGCGGACCGCCGTGGCGGTGGTGGACCGGGCGACCCCCCGGGCGCTGACCGTGGCGTACACGCCGCTGCACGGCGTCGGTGGGGCGGTGCTGCGGGAGGCGTTCGTCGGTGCCGGATTCCCGGCACCGCTGGTCGTCGCCGAGCAGGCCGAGCCGGATCCGCAGTTCCCGACCGTGGCGTTTCCCAATCCGGAGGAGCCCGGCGCGATGGACCGGGTCGTCGCGCTGGCCCGGGCACACGGAGCCGACCTGGCGATCGCCAACGACCCGGACGCCGACCGGTGCGCGGTCGCGGTGCCACGCGGCGGCGACGGGTGGCGGATGCTGCGCGGCGACGAGCTGGGGGTGCTGCTCGCCGATCAGCTGATCCGGCGCGGCCGGCACGGCCGCTACGCCACCACCATCGTCTCGTCGTCGCTGCTCGGCGTGCTGTGCGCGGCGCGCGGCGAGCCGTACGCCGAGACCCTCACCGGCTTCAAGTGGATCGTCCGGGCCGGCAGTGACACCACTGACGGGGCCGAGGTGCCGCTGGTCTACGGCTACGAGGAGGCGCTCGGCTACTGCGTGGCACCCGACCGGGTACGCGACAAGGACGGCATCACCGCCGCGCTGCTGCTCGCCGAGTTGGCCGCCGAGCTCAAGGCAACCGGTCGGGGCCTGGCTGACCGGCTCGACGAACTGGCCTGCGAGTTCGGGGTGTACCAGACCGACCAGCTCGCCGTGCGGGTCGACGAGCTGAGTGAGATCGCCACCGCGATGGCGTACCTGCGGGCCAACCTGCCGACGACGCTGCTCGGCGAGCCGGTCACCGCGACGCAGGATCTGCTGCCCGACGCCGACGTGGTGATCCTGCGTACCGGCACTGCCCGGGTCGTGGTCCGTCCTTCCGGGACGGAGCCGAAGCTGAAGGCGTACCTGGAGGTGGTCCAGCCGGTGCCGGGCAGCGATCCGGCTGCGGCCCGCGAACGGGCCGATCGGGCGTTGGCACAGCTGCGGACGGAGACATCAGCCGCCCTAAACATCGGATGA